AAATTTCCTACAATATTATCATTGATAAGATAACTTGTAACCGAACCCGCGGGAGTAACTAAAGCAAATAATATAAGTAAAAGAAAAGCATTGTTTTTTTTCATTCCCGAAGCGAGAAAAAGAGTCATAAGTAAAATAGAAATCGGAACATTATGAATCACAATTCCTATTAGCAAAGTATGTTGAACTTCTTTGTCAAAAGTATCGACCAACGGCATTCCCTCTAAAAATGAGTGGATGCACAAGCCAAGCATAATTGCTAATGGAAATATTTTATTTTCGTGCGAATCAATATGTGAATGTCCGTGTTCAATGCCTTTTGTGAAAAAGTCGAGCAGAACCTGAATTAAAAATCCGAATAAAATAAAAATACCTGGATTTAAAGAAGTTTTAACAGAATATATTTCGGGAATAAGATTTAATGCACTTATTGCAAAAAGAAATGCACCGCTAAAAGATAATAGCAATTTCAACAATTTTTCATTTTCTTTTTTTATAAAGAAAACAACGGAACCGCTGAGCAGCACTCCAAAAAATAATATTAAATAAATATATAAATTATTTAGCATTGTGTGTAATCAAATTTGCCACAGATTATTTGCATATTTTCTTTTTTTATAAGATGTTATGAGAATATTTCGCTAAAGTTCAGATTATATTTATAAAAATACTCTTTTTGTAATTAATGAATTTTTATCATAAATATAAGCATATTTT
The genomic region above belongs to Bacteroidales bacterium and contains:
- a CDS encoding ZIP family metal transporter, with the translated sequence MLNNLYIYLILFFGVLLSGSVVFFIKKENEKLLKLLLSFSGAFLFAISALNLIPEIYSVKTSLNPGIFILFGFLIQVLLDFFTKGIEHGHSHIDSHENKIFPLAIMLGLCIHSFLEGMPLVDTFDKEVQHTLLIGIVIHNVPISILLMTLFLASGMKKNNAFLLLILFALVTPAGSVTSYLINDNIVGNLSQYFSYIMALVVGVFLHVSTSILFETSENHQYNIQKFITVIFGALAACLTLL